CTCGAGCCCTTCGGCGGGCTGCTGATCCTGGAGCAACGGGACATCACGGCGGTGGTGGTCGCGGCACTCCTCGTCGTGGCGCTGCTCGGGTTCCTAAATTACACGCGGATGGGCCGCGCCGTCCGCGCACTGGGCGATGACAGCCAGGCGGCGCTCTCGGTGGGCATCTCGCTGCAGACAATCTGGGTGCTCGTGTGGTTCATCGCGGGGATCATCGCGCTCGTCACTGGCATTGCCTGGGGCAGCCGGGCGGGCGTGTCCTTCGCGCTCGAGGTCATCGCCTACAAGGCGCTCCCGGTGCTGATGCTGGGCGGGCTCGAGTCGATCACGGGCGCCATCGTGGGCGGGCTCATGATCGGGATGCTCGAGAAGCTCTTCGAGATCTACTGGGGCCAGCCGCTCCTCGGCGGCGGCACCGAGGCATGGTTTGCCTACGTGCTGGCGCTCGTGGTGCTGCTCTTCCGGCCCCAGGGCCTCTTCGGGGAGAAGATCATTGAGCGCGTTTGAGGCCTCGGGCGCAAAGCGATCTCAAGATCGCGTCCACGGCTTTTCGAAAAGCCTTGGGCCGGGCGGAGAGGGTTGTCTCCTCGGCTCGCTGAGCGCCGGGCCCGGCCCAAATTCCTTCAAAGGAATTTGCCAAGACTTTTCCCAAAAGTCTTCCCGCCCAGCGGCCACCGCCGCGCATGGAAAATTTTTTGAAAAATTTTGGGCGCTTTAGGATGCAACAGGTCTGGATCATCCTTCTGCTTCTCGGGGTCGTGGCCAACGCCATCATCGGCTGGCTGGCGTTCCAGGATGGGGCCACGGGGCAGGTGACCACCTCCGTGATCCTCGGTGCGCTCTGCGCCGCCGTGGCCTATCTGCGGATCAAGCAGATGGAGGGGAAGTGATGCCCGCATCCGCCCTTCACCGCGCCTGGCGCGTCGCGTGGCTCTGCGCCGGGATCGGGCTCGCCCTCTGTGCCGGTCTGGCCATCCTGCTCTTTACCGTGGCGCAGGACGATCTGGCCTTTCGCGGCGCCGACAGCCTCGGGGCGCCTGACGCGCGCTTCGCGATGGTTTTCTACGGTGCGGTGGCGCTCCTCTGCGCCGCGCTGAGCGTGCTGGCTTTCTGGACGGGAAGGACCCTCTGATGCTTTACAGGACCGCTGGACAGTTCAAGACGACCTACCGCGCCGACCAAGCGCTTTTCCCGGTCCGGCAGGATGCGTTTCTCCTCGGGGTCATCCTCGTCTTCGCCTGGGTGATCTTCCCGATGACGGCGTCGGAATTCACCTTCCAGACGCTGCTCATCCCCATCCTGATCTATTCGCTCGCGGCGATGGGGCTCAATATCCTCACCGGGTACGCCGGGCAGCTCAGCCTCGGCACCGCGGCCTTCATGGGGGTGGGGGCCTATGCCTGCTACAAGCTCATCGAGGTCATGGACCCGATCCTCGCCATCCTCGCCTCGGGTGTCTTCAGCGCCGGGATCGGCGTGATCTTCGGTATCCCCTCCCTGCGCATCAAGGGCTTCTACCTCGCCATCGCCACGCTCGCCGCGCAGTTCTTCCTCGTCTGGCTCTTCGAGAAATGGGCCTGGCTCTATAACTACAACGCCTCCGGCGCGATCCAGGTGCCCAATCTCGACACGTTCGGCATCTTCGTCACCGGGCCGCAGGCCACCTCGATGACGCAGTACTACGTGATCCTCGGCATCGTCACGGTCATGACGATGCTTTGCATCAACCTCACCCGCGGGACCCTCGGCCGGACATGGAAAGCCACGCGGGACATGGACATCGCCGCAGAGCTCATCGGCATCAATCTGATGCGCTCGAAGCTCACCGCCTTCGCTATCTCGTCCTACATCGTGGGTGTGGCGGGGGCGCTCTTCGTCTTCATGTGGCGCGGCGCGGCAGAGCCCAACCTCTTCGACATCCCGCTCTCGTTCCAGATCCTCTTCATCGCGATCATCGGCGGGCTGGGCTCGATCCTCGGCAATTACCTCGGCGCCATCCTAATCGTGGGCCTTCCGGTCGTGCTCAACACGGTGCCGGGCCTCATCGGGCTCGAGATCAAGTCCGCGACGGTGGAGCACATCAACGTCATGATCGTGGGTGCGCTCATCGTCTTTTTCCTTATCATCGAGCCGCACGGTCTCGCCCGCCTCTGGGCGCTGATCCGTGAAAAGCTCATCATCTGGCCATTCCCGCACTAGAACGGGCAGGCCCTCCACACTCGTCTCAGGGAGGAGACACCACAATGAAGCACTTCACCAAACTGGCCGCGGCTGCGGCTCTGGCCGTGAGCGGCGTGGCCGCGGCGGCAGAGAGCCTCTACGTGCCCAATCTCAGCTACCGGACTGGCCCCTTCGCCTCCACCGGGATCCCGCTCATGAACGGGCAGCTCGACTATTTCGAGATGCTCAATGCACGCGACGGCGGCATCGGCGGGGTCATGATCGACTTCGAGGAATGCGAGACGGGTTATTCCACCGAGAAGGGCGTGGAGTGCTACGAGCGCACGAAGAACGAAGCCATCGTCACGCAGCCCTGGTCCACCGGCATCACGCTGCAGGTCCTGCCGCAGACCAATGTGGACCAGATCCCGATCCTGGCACCTGGCTACGGCTTTTCGCCCATGGCCGACGGGCGCACCTTCCAGTGGGCCTTCAACGTGCCGGGCGGATACTGGGATGCCGCTGACATGATCGTGCAGTATCTCGGCTCCGAGGAGCCGCTCGAAGGCAAGAAGATCGCGTTCCTCCATCTCGACCATCCCTACGGCAAAGAGCCGCTTCCGCTGCTCGAGGCCCTCGCGGCCGCCAACGGCTTTGAGCTTCTGCCGATCCCGGTGGGCCTCAACGAGATGCAGAACCAGTCCTCCCAGTGGCTGCAGATCCGCCGCGAGCGTCCCGATTACGTCGTGATGTGGGGCTGGGGCGCGATGAACGCGGGCGCCATCACCGAAGCCGTCAAGACGCGCTACCCGATGGACCAGTTCATCGGTGTCTGGTGGTCCGGCCAGGACGCAGACCTCCGCCTCGTGGGTGAGGACGGCGCGGGCTACAAGGCCATCTCCTGGTCCTACCCGAACCAGGATGCGCCGATCCAGGCCGAGCTGAAGACCCATGTCGTCGACACGGGCAAGACGCTTTCGAACCCGGAGGAAATGCAGGGCGTGTTCTACCAGCGGGGGCTCGTCATGTCGATGATCCTCGCCGAGGCCATCGCCGGTGCGCAGGCCGAGTTCGGGACCGCGATGATCGATGCCACGCAGCTCCGCTGGGGGCTCGAGAACCTCGACATCACCGAGGCCCGCCTCGAGGAGCTCGGCATGCAGGGCATGGTCCCGCCGTTCTCCACCTCCTGCGCCAACCACACCGGCCATGCCGGTGGCTGGGTGATCGAGTGGAACGGTACCGAGTTCGACCGCGCCTCCGAGCTTCTGAAGCCCCGCGTGGACGAGTATCGCGAGCTCCTGGCCGCCTCTGCCGCCGACTATGCCGAGCAGAACGCGCCCTGGGCCGTGAACGAAGACTGCAACGCCGAGAGCTGATCTCGGCCCTGGCGGCGCGCCGCGTTCATGCGCGCGCCGCCGACGCCTTGCCTCCCATGCTGCGCCTCCTTGCCATCATAGGCCTCTTCGTCCTGTCGGCCTGCGCCACGGGCAGCCCCACGGGGCCCACCTGCGTGGCCCTCGAGTCCTTCGGCGGGTCGGATGCTTCCGCGCGGGCGGCGGCGCTGAGCGACGGCATGGGCGCTGCACTCGAAGATGACATCGCAAATGCCATGTCCGCGCCGATGGCGGCGAGAAACAGCGCCCGCCGCTCCGTCCTCGCGATCTCCGCGGGGGGCCAGAACGGCGCCTTCGCCAGCGGCTTTCTGACCGGCTGGACGGCCCGTGGCGACCGGCCCGATTTCGACATCGTCACCGGAGCATCCGCCGGCGCGCTCGTGGCCCCCGTGGCCTTCCTCGGCCCCGACTTCGACGCCGACCTCAGGCGCAACACCGGGATCGGGGACGAGGACATCTTCCGCCGCCGCGGCACCCTGACGGCCCTCCTATCGACCTCCTTTTTCGATACTTCGCCCCTCGAGCGGCGGGTGCGGGAGCTCTATGCGCGCACGGATTTCTGGGACGCGCTGATCGCGCAAACGCAATCGCGACGCCTCCTCCTCATCGGCGCCACCGACATCGAGACGGGTCGCTTCCAGCGCTTCGATTTCGCGAGCTTGCTGCGTGCCGACAAACCGGTGGACTCAAAGAAAGAGTGCCTCGTGGAGGCCACGCTCGCCTCCGCCGCGATCCCGGGCTTTTTCCCGCCGCGCAAGATCAACGACCGGCTCTTCGTGGATGCCGGCGTGCGGCAGGCGATCTTTCTCGACGAGATCGTCGAGGAACTGAACGCGCGCCGGGGCGCGGGCGGCACGGACGTCTACCTTCTCATCAATGGAACCCTCGAGTTCCCCGATAGCGCGGTGGAGCCACGGCTCCTGTCGCTCGTGGGGCGCAACCTCGAGATCCTCACGGACGAGGGGATGCGCGCCTCGATTCTCCGCGTGCTCGCGCGCGCTGAACTCAACGGCTGGACGCTGCGCGCGGCGGCCATCGAGGAGCTGCCGGAGTGCAGCGACGCCGACGGCGCGTTCTTCTCGCGCTGCGTGACCGAAGGCCTCTTCGATCACGGGCAGGAATTGGCGCAGCGGGCCGATCCGTGGCTCAGCGTCCGCGAACTCAGGGACGCCCTGGAACAAGGGAGAGTGGAACGATGAAGGATATGGCCGTGGAGGAGGAGGTGCTCCTCGACGTCAACAACATCGAGGTGATCTACAATCACGTGATCCTCGTCCTGAAGGGCGTCTCGCTCAGCGTGCCGAAGGGCGGGATCACCGCGCTTCTGGGCGGCAACGGCGCGGGCAAGACGACGACCCTGAAGGCCATCTCCAACCTCCTTCACAACGAGCGGGGCGAGGTGACGAAGGGCTCCGTCGTCTACCGCGGGGAGCGGGTCCAATCCCTGAACCCCGCCGCGCTCGTGAAGCGGGGCGTCGTGCAGGTCATGGAGGGGCGGCACTGCTTCCAGCACCTGACGGTGGAAGAGAACCTCCTGACCGGGGCCTATACGCGCGGCGATGGCGCGGCGAAGATCGCCGAGGATCTGGAGCTCGTCTATTCCTACTTCCCGCGGCTCAAGGAGCGACGGAAAAGCCAAGCGGGCTATACCTCGGGCGGCGAGCAGCAGATGACGGCCATCGGGCGCGCGCTGATGTCGCGGCCCGAGACGATCCTGCTCGACGAGCCCTCCATGGGGCTCGCGCCGCAGCTCGTGGAGGAGATCTTCGGGATCGTGAAATCGCTCAACGAGAACGAAGGCGTGTCCTTCCTCCTCGCCGAGCAGAACACGAACGTGGCGCTGCGCTTCGCGCATTACGGCTACATCCTCGAGAACGGGCGCGTGGTGATGGACGGGCCCGCCGCCGAGCTGCGCGAGAACCCGGATGTGAAAGAATTCTACCTCGGCGTCAGCGAGGAGGGACGCAAATCCTTCCGCGACGTGCGCTCCTACCGCCGCCGCAAGCGCTGGCTGAGTTGACCCTGGGGGCCAGCCCCCAGACCCCCGGAGTATTTTTGGCCAATGGAAGATAGGATGCGTGCGGCGTGGTATGAGCGGTTCGGCGCGGGCTCCGAGGTGCTGGAGGTGGGGGAGATGGACGTGCCTGAGCCGGGGCCGGGCGAGGTGCTGATCCGTCTATACGCGTCTGGGATCAATCCGAGCGATGTAAAATTGCGGGCCGGGGCGCGGCCCGGGGCGGAGATGGCATATCCGCGCGTGGTCCCGCATTCCGATGGCGCGGGCGTCGTCGTGGGCGGCGCCATGGCCGAGGGCACGCGGGTCTGGGTCTGGAACGCGGGTTGGCAGCGGGCCATGGGCACGGCGGCGGAATATGTGTGTTTGCCGGTGTCACAGGTCGCTGAACTGCCTGACGGGACCAGCTTCGCCGAAGGGGCCTGCCTCGGCATCCCGGCGATGACGGCGTGGTACGCGCTCGACGGCGTGGGGCCCGGCGACACCGTCCTCGTCACGGGCGGGGCGGGCAGCGTGGGGCGCTATGCCTGCCAGATGGGCGCGCTCCTGGGCGCACGTGTGATCACCACGGTCTCCTCCGCCGAGAAGGCGGCCCATTCGACATGCGCGGACTGGATCAACTACCGCGACGCGGATGTCCCGGAAGCGGTGATGGACCTGACGGGCGAGGCGGGGCTCGACAGGATCGTGGACGTGGATTTCGCCGCCAACCAGACGGTGGCGGTGGCCTGCCTGAAGCCCGGCGGTGTCGTGGCGAGCTATGCCTCGGCCTCCCGCATGGTGCCGGAGCTCCAGTTCTACCCGCTCATGTTCAAGAACATCACCTTGCGGATGCTGATCGTCTACCAGCTCGCGGGCGCCGACCGCGCCCGGGGGACGGAGGCGCTCAATGCGTGGCTCGCGGCAGGGGCACTGCGCCACGCGGTCGTCCCCGGTGGCGGTCTGGAGGATATCGCCGCGGCCCATGACCGCGTGGCGACAGGCGAGAAGCTCGGGACCGTGGTCCTCGAGATGCCAGACGGCTGACGCCCGGCTACTGGCCCGCCGCCCGCGTCTCGAAACGCAGACCGAGCGCCGTGCGGGGGGCGAACCCCTCCCAATAGGTATGGTCTTCGGCCTCGCTGCCGTCTTCGTTGAGCGAGACCACCCCCTCGTCCGAGACCTCGACGAGATCGAGGAGGGCGGCGCGCCCTTCTTCGCCCTTGAGATGGAGGTCGAGGAAGGCGGTGGCGAAATGCTGGGCGATGTTGTTCATGCGCGTCGTGTCCCAGACGGCATCGGCATAGTGCTCGAAAGGGATGAAATCGAGCGTGTCGACCGGCGCGAAGCTTTCAAGCGGCGCTGGCATGGGGGCTGCGGCGTTGTGATTGGCGTGGTTGAAGGTGAGGAGGTGGCGCTCGGTGCCCGTGGCCTCCTCGAAGATGGCGCGCATGGCCGAGTAGATCGAGACGTCGTCCATGCTGCCGGCCATGACCATCAGCGGGCGGGAAAAGCCTGCCATGCCCTCGGCATCCCAGAAGCCCGTATTGCGGCCCCAGGGGCCGATGGCGATGACGGCCTTGAGGCGCGGGTCGTCTGCAAGCGCGGCATGGCTCTCGGAGCCCGCAAGATGGGCGCCGAGGAGGCCGCGCGGCGCGCCCCATGCGTATTCGGTGGAGGCTTGCGTCACCCCCGCGCCTCCATAGATGAGCGCGCCGTAGCCGCCCATGGAATAGCCGATGACGGCGGCGCTCGAAGTGTCGGCGATGGCAGCGATATCCGCGCCCACGACGGCGGCCTCGCCCATCTGGTCAAGGACGAAGCGCTGGTCGAGCGGGCGGTTCACGAGGGTGGAGCCGAAGGCGGCCTGATCCGAATAGGTGCTGTCGGTGTGGTCAATGGAGACGGTGACGTAGCCCTTCGAGGCGAGGTTTTCGCCCAGATGGGCCATGAGCATCCGGTTGCCCGGATAGCCGTGGGAGATGACGACGACGGGGAAGCTCCCCTCTGCCGCGGGTGGAGCGTCACGGGTGGCCATGCCGGTGAGCGTCGCGGGGGTGAGACCGTCGCGGATGACCGTCTCGTAGGTCGTGCCGGGCACCGTTCCTGCCGCCGCCGGATACCAGAGCTCCACCGTGAGCGGGCGGTCATAGGTGGGGATCGCGGCCTCGGTGACGCCCAGGATGTCGATCCGGCCGGGATCGGTGAGCGTGAGCGTCCGCACGCCCACAAGCAGGTCGCCATGGGCCGCGAGCGCGGGCGCGTCGGGGCGGATGAGATCGATCCGGTTTTCAGCCATGGCTCGGGCTCCGGCGAGAAGGGCTGCGAGGACGAGGACTGCGCGGGCGAGATGGGACATGGGGCTCCTCCGAGGGCTGCTCGCGCATTACCTAGCCTGAGATGCGCCCATGGCAGCGGCGGGGTTTCTCAGCTTTGCAATTCGGCCAGCCGCGCGAGAGCATCCGCGCGGCTGTTGCGGATATTGGGGCGCGTCCCGCGGGCCTCCATGCGCAGGCGGATGTCGGTCTCCGTCTCCGCGCCCGGCGCATAGCGGACGGTGCCGAGAGAATACGCGGCTTCGCAGGCGGTCTTGCGCTGGTCATAGGCCACCCAGGCGCCAGACTGGATGCGGAAGTGATTGTAATCGACGAGAAACCACCACTTGCGCCCCGTCGCCCGGATGGCGTGTTCCAGCCAGTTGTAGATGTCGTGGACATCGCGGCTGTGCTCCATGTCGACATAGCTGAAATCGATGTCGAGGCGGTCTTCTTTGGGCCGAAAGACGAAGCGCTTGGTGAACGAGGCGCGGCGGAAGTTGGGGATATGCACCACGCGCTCGCGACGTTTCGAGGGCCGCGCCTTCAGGGCCTCCCATGCGTCGGTGCGGCTGGCGAAGAGATTTTCGTCATAGAGATCGGTGCCTCTGGTGCGCGCGATCTGCTGCCGTGTCAGATCGCTCTCGTCCACATGGACGGTGCCCATGGAA
The genomic region above belongs to Pseudomonadota bacterium and contains:
- a CDS encoding ABC transporter ATP-binding protein is translated as MKDMAVEEEVLLDVNNIEVIYNHVILVLKGVSLSVPKGGITALLGGNGAGKTTTLKAISNLLHNERGEVTKGSVVYRGERVQSLNPAALVKRGVVQVMEGRHCFQHLTVEENLLTGAYTRGDGAAKIAEDLELVYSYFPRLKERRKSQAGYTSGGEQQMTAIGRALMSRPETILLDEPSMGLAPQLVEEIFGIVKSLNENEGVSFLLAEQNTNVALRFAHYGYILENGRVVMDGPAAELRENPDVKEFYLGVSEEGRKSFRDVRSYRRRKRWLS
- a CDS encoding patatin-like phospholipase family protein; amino-acid sequence: MLRLLAIIGLFVLSACATGSPTGPTCVALESFGGSDASARAAALSDGMGAALEDDIANAMSAPMAARNSARRSVLAISAGGQNGAFASGFLTGWTARGDRPDFDIVTGASAGALVAPVAFLGPDFDADLRRNTGIGDEDIFRRRGTLTALLSTSFFDTSPLERRVRELYARTDFWDALIAQTQSRRLLLIGATDIETGRFQRFDFASLLRADKPVDSKKECLVEATLASAAIPGFFPPRKINDRLFVDAGVRQAIFLDEIVEELNARRGAGGTDVYLLINGTLEFPDSAVEPRLLSLVGRNLEILTDEGMRASILRVLARAELNGWTLRAAAIEELPECSDADGAFFSRCVTEGLFDHGQELAQRADPWLSVRELRDALEQGRVER
- a CDS encoding dienelactone hydrolase encodes the protein MSHLARAVLVLAALLAGARAMAENRIDLIRPDAPALAAHGDLLVGVRTLTLTDPGRIDILGVTEAAIPTYDRPLTVELWYPAAAGTVPGTTYETVIRDGLTPATLTGMATRDAPPAAEGSFPVVVISHGYPGNRMLMAHLGENLASKGYVTVSIDHTDSTYSDQAAFGSTLVNRPLDQRFVLDQMGEAAVVGADIAAIADTSSAAVIGYSMGGYGALIYGGAGVTQASTEYAWGAPRGLLGAHLAGSESHAALADDPRLKAVIAIGPWGRNTGFWDAEGMAGFSRPLMVMAGSMDDVSIYSAMRAIFEEATGTERHLLTFNHANHNAAAPMPAPLESFAPVDTLDFIPFEHYADAVWDTTRMNNIAQHFATAFLDLHLKGEEGRAALLDLVEVSDEGVVSLNEDGSEAEDHTYWEGFAPRTALGLRFETRAAGQ
- a CDS encoding NADPH:quinone reductase, with product MRAAWYERFGAGSEVLEVGEMDVPEPGPGEVLIRLYASGINPSDVKLRAGARPGAEMAYPRVVPHSDGAGVVVGGAMAEGTRVWVWNAGWQRAMGTAAEYVCLPVSQVAELPDGTSFAEGACLGIPAMTAWYALDGVGPGDTVLVTGGAGSVGRYACQMGALLGARVITTVSSAEKAAHSTCADWINYRDADVPEAVMDLTGEAGLDRIVDVDFAANQTVAVACLKPGGVVASYASASRMVPELQFYPLMFKNITLRMLIVYQLAGADRARGTEALNAWLAAGALRHAVVPGGGLEDIAAAHDRVATGEKLGTVVLEMPDG
- a CDS encoding branched-chain amino acid ABC transporter permease, whose product is MMYDIFIGPWIEMFAAPDFLLQVLWEGLVSGILYALIALGFVLIFRSSRIFNFAQGIMVVFAALTLVGFHAAGVPAWISVGLTLGVMLVLAVTIERVVLRPLVGQPDIILFMATIGITLFLIGFGETVFGGENKQMITEELGIPTGSVLLEPFGGLLILEQRDITAVVVAALLVVALLGFLNYTRMGRAVRALGDDSQAALSVGISLQTIWVLVWFIAGIIALVTGIAWGSRAGVSFALEVIAYKALPVLMLGGLESITGAIVGGLMIGMLEKLFEIYWGQPLLGGGTEAWFAYVLALVVLLFRPQGLFGEKIIERV
- a CDS encoding branched-chain amino acid ABC transporter permease gives rise to the protein MLYRTAGQFKTTYRADQALFPVRQDAFLLGVILVFAWVIFPMTASEFTFQTLLIPILIYSLAAMGLNILTGYAGQLSLGTAAFMGVGAYACYKLIEVMDPILAILASGVFSAGIGVIFGIPSLRIKGFYLAIATLAAQFFLVWLFEKWAWLYNYNASGAIQVPNLDTFGIFVTGPQATSMTQYYVILGIVTVMTMLCINLTRGTLGRTWKATRDMDIAAELIGINLMRSKLTAFAISSYIVGVAGALFVFMWRGAAEPNLFDIPLSFQILFIAIIGGLGSILGNYLGAILIVGLPVVLNTVPGLIGLEIKSATVEHINVMIVGALIVFFLIIEPHGLARLWALIREKLIIWPFPH
- a CDS encoding ABC transporter substrate-binding protein — its product is MKHFTKLAAAAALAVSGVAAAAESLYVPNLSYRTGPFASTGIPLMNGQLDYFEMLNARDGGIGGVMIDFEECETGYSTEKGVECYERTKNEAIVTQPWSTGITLQVLPQTNVDQIPILAPGYGFSPMADGRTFQWAFNVPGGYWDAADMIVQYLGSEEPLEGKKIAFLHLDHPYGKEPLPLLEALAAANGFELLPIPVGLNEMQNQSSQWLQIRRERPDYVVMWGWGAMNAGAITEAVKTRYPMDQFIGVWWSGQDADLRLVGEDGAGYKAISWSYPNQDAPIQAELKTHVVDTGKTLSNPEEMQGVFYQRGLVMSMILAEAIAGAQAEFGTAMIDATQLRWGLENLDITEARLEELGMQGMVPPFSTSCANHTGHAGGWVIEWNGTEFDRASELLKPRVDEYRELLAASAADYAEQNAPWAVNEDCNAES